Genomic segment of Phycodurus eques isolate BA_2022a chromosome 13, UOR_Pequ_1.1, whole genome shotgun sequence:
tggatgcatgcttGTGACCTAATATTTGCCCAAATGGTTTTGTTGTTACTTTTGAAATTTACATAACTGCTCATTGTTTCTCCACAGGCCACCTTGTGTACCCGCTGAGGATTTGTACTTGCAGTGTGATTCACCCGATGATGCAATATACAGCAACGATCCTGCATGTAACCTTTACATTCTCCCGGACTCCCGAGATGACGACGTCTATATTGTTCCACAATTATAAGACCAGACATGACAATCTGAtaagaattttcttttttatatagaCTCTTTCTCTCCATGAACCATATAGCTTGCTGAACAAACCATACGTAAGAATAAGAGCCACTTGATATGCAACTTGCTGATGATGAATGGTGTATTTGGATCAATCCATGCAGATGGGAAAGTACCACACACTGTGGTAATGTTACTGTTGGATCAAGAAAGCACTTTGgagtttttgtttcaatttcaatgaaaaatagctgggttaggctccagcactcctgtgacccttgtgaggataagcggctcagaaaatggatggatggagggtacacatcttgccatttttttttctcttttttttttttttttaaatgaatcaccCTCACTGTGAGAAAAAGTAAGGGCATTATGTTCACACTTCTTAGCTACTACTACAGCCATTAAACATTAGTCTTTGAAAGATTTCCTCCGCCTCATAGTTTATAGTTGCccaagtcataattttatgttTTCGGAAAACAGGAAATAACAGTACCTACAATGGGTGGGCAAAGTACGGCCCACCAAGATTTTATGTGATCAAATATCCTGGATTATATGCTGCATTAACataactttttaaatttttttatgtttattaaataatgttttattttactttttacccTGCATATACTTTGGTTATATACAGGCTGGAGGAAAAGCAACTCGACATTAGAAAATCATTGTAATAAAGTCCATATTACTGACAAATTTATTTCAGCAaatgatactgtacatgttctTTATTACAtaggaaaatgaaagaaaatcagTTGGCATTAACTAGTTTCCTCAAGAGAAATGAACAACCTTTTGAATGATGTCAAGGATGTCGTATATTCACAGGAAAGAAAGACAGACAAGAAATCTCCATTAGTGttgtcaaaaatgttttcataactTAAGTAATACTAAACATTCTATAAGCAATTTGTTACTTTTCACCCACCCTGTATATTTTCGAAAAAGTATTGATTTGTAttcctttttaaatatatatctcATTATTGttcaattgatttattgtaaataatacagtaaaataaataaaacacattttctaaatGTTATGAAATCATTAGTTGTAAttacattataaataaaatataaaataaaatactgtactttacatacatgctaaaaatgtttttaacttaATTTCCAAAAGATCTGTCTAAATATAAATTTAATTAAACAGAAGCTCTAGTAGCCCATAGCCAGTTTGTCATTTTGTTCAAGTGAAAAATTGCAGTCTATTCATTGccttttgctgttgttgatgTAAAACAAAGTCAGTTTTATATGTAATAGTGCTTAACTTTCCGTGCACTTTTCTACTAAGTTCAACCCCTTGAacttttcactttattttataaCATCTAATCGTCTACGTCCCGTGCCAAGGTCAAGGCTACAGTCAAAGCTGTGTCAGGGTCATTCATAAGAGATACTATATAAATTATCAATAAGCTGATTTCCCGTGCAAACACACCCTGACCTTCATAAAGTACTGAATTCATTTGATAATGGCATAGCCAACAAGTCTTTTATTTCCCGCATGTTTATTATGAAATGTCCTTGTTGATACTGCAAATTCAAGTGCAACAGGTCAgtattgataaataaaaattacattgaaatacaaatttaaaaaaagtttgctgTATTACAATACCTCCCAacataaatgacaataaaatatgaaaaagtattttatagcagtgattcccaacaactGTGCCATGCAAtggaaattatttattcattaaaaataattcttttagtaatatctatgccagtgatgtatagtgacagggataacaattaaatgctgtttcacaagatggcagaaggtacaattaacctgtgaatccacctgctgccattcatacaacagaacaatagctttgtgttcaataaacAGGCCCCAATTGCACAATACAGcgctgccttgagatatgagtggcCCAAAAAACAGACAATACTCACATAAATATtgtctgtgaaaaacaacaaatatgactgcagcttactgagtttggttgtgaccatctccatttattttcatgtctgcattatactgcACCCAATGGCCAAGCTGCACATATCAacggagcagcacaatgtccattgaattgtaaccaaaaatgtggcaaaacttAAATTTCCTTATCTTTTACTTAATTACATCATTAATGTatctttttataaagtacaattttatagagtgctattttcctttttaaaaacacacactacAAAGATTTTTGGGGAAGCTGgatcggattaatggcatttccatttaggAAACACTGTTTAGTTTAGGAAACACTGCTTTGTACAATTATGTAACAACAGCAATAGTCCACTTGAGACATTAATATGGTTTAGGACAATAAATAGaactttcaataaataaaacattcaaagaaaacataaaaatccagccagcaaaaacaaaagtagctCCAATAGTCATTAACTTTGTCTGCCTTAGGCACAGTGACATTTAGTGACAATCAGGTCATCAAAAGGTGTCAGTTTCAACTTCCCCCTGCTGTCGTAGTACATGAGGACCATGGGCTCGTAGGATGCCGGTACACAGCAAGGCCGAGGCGAGCCGCCCTTCAGGATCTGGTGCAGGCGAGACTTGACCTGAGTGTGCATGGTGGCTGGCTTGTAGTTGTGCGGGCACGTGCCGTCGCACAAGTGCATGGTGTACTCCGTGGGGGCCACGATCCAGTCGGTCCAGCCAATGTCTTTGAACGACACGTTGATTGATTTGCGGCAGCACCAGCCTTGTTCGTTGCACTCGTCCTCCATGTTGGAGCGAGGCAGCCTTCGATTTTTTGCCGCTTTGGGCTGAATTAAGTCTAATTCCAAAGATATAGTTGGGTCGCCTTCACCCATTGCCATCCTTACGTTCACAACCAATGACGTATCATCTGTTCTCATCCACTTTGTCACTTTTGTGCTGATGTCCATCGTCACATTTTGCATGAGTGAGACATCAACGTGAGGGTCCATGTGTGTCCGTCCAGTTAAGTTCCCCACCTCCAGGCGTTTGACTTGAACTTTAATCTGCCTTAAATCAGAATGTGTTGGATGTATTAGACTGTGCCTGGAAACCTTGAGCTCAGCTCGGGTTAGAATGGCCTCCATTTGAATACTTGGGTTCTTATGGAAAACAGCTCTGTACCACTGCATGTGCTGACCAGGGGGCAATGGTAGCGGTTCCTCCCCTTGAGGTGCTTTTATTGGCCCTACAATAGAAAGAAAGCGTAGGAATGTGTGAAGTTTTTAATTTCACTGTATTCCCAAAGCACTtccaaatatatatgtaaaaataaatcggATGCAAGGTGTGCCTgtcacattttgtaaatgtcaGTAGGAAtgtagaatagaatagaaagtcTTTACTGTCATTGTATGGTGCTGCTGCAATAAAAGTTGTGTAAAAAACCACAAtgctaaataatttaaaaaaaagcctttcacactcacattctgtaTCTCACATTATACTAAATGCAGTATAATACTATAGTGACCgtgaataaatataaaagagGCACAGTGGAATAGttttacatgtaaaaaaataaattaaataaaatgtaaataataaaaaataacggcaggcggcacggtggacgactggttagagcgtcagcctcacagttctgaggagcggggttcaatccccggccccgcctgtgtggagtttgcgtgttctccccgtgcctgcgtgggttttctccgggcactccggtttcctcccacatcccaaaaacatgcatgaattggagactctaaattacccctaggtgtgcatgtgagtgtgaatggttgtttgtttgtatgtgccctgcaattggctggcaaccagttcagggtgtaccccgcctcctgcccgatgatagctgggataggctccagcatgcccgcgaccctagtgaggagaagcggctcagaaaatggatggatggatggaaaataacggcatggtgggcgactggttagagcgtctgcctcacagttctgaggaccggggtggagtctgtgtggagtttgcatgttctccccgtgcctgcgtgggttttctccgggcactccagtttccacccacatcccaaaaacatgcattgtaggttaattgaagtctctaaattgcccctaggtgtgaatgtgagtgtgaatggttgtttgtttgtatgtgccctgcgattggctggcaacaagttcagggtgtaccccgcctcctgcccgatgatagctgggataggctccagcacacccttgtgagaataagcggctcagaaaatgaatggatggatggatggatggataaaaaataacaaaagaaccaggatatgtaataaataacagCAGGCACAGTGGAACATTGCACAGGGGGGCAGATATGTTTGCTTTGTTGGGCTTTTTACGGGTAAACTCACATGATAAGATTTCATGAATGAACTTTACATCAAACATTCCTTTCTACTCCCACTCACACGTTCCTTTCACTCAGGTGTGTTAGTCACAAGCTCCTACTACACGGCGCTCACCTGTAGCTGGAAAAAGCACCTTCGACGTGGTCCCTCCCGTCCACTGGCTGGAATTTCCTCTCATCTCCCTCAGTCTTTCCCAGTACAGCCGATACATCCTACTCAACTCTCGCTCGGAGGCCTTTTGGGTGATCTCGGGTTCTTTGTCCATGCCAAGTGAGTTTAGGATTCCCGCCTTGACCGCCTCCACTAGTTGGACCTTCTCATTGTCCGCATCGAGTGTTCGCTCCCCAGCCTGTTGAGGCCTACACTCCCCTGAGCTGGATCCAGAGATCAGGAGTAGCAAGGAGGAGAGCAGCGTGCATGATCTGCGCATGGCGGGTTTGGTCTGGGAGTGTTGCTCTTGCCTGGATGAGGTCTGTGTACGCTGATGATGAAATTCTTGGCATGCTTTCATTTATAGAGCTTCTGTGTTGCCACACCCCTTGCTCAATCAGGTGACCTTTGTTGGGCTTAGTCAACGTTACATGGCATTTTCCAGGACAGTAATGTGTTTAACGACCTCCTGGGAAGTATTTAAACAAACTTGTGGTGAATCATTTTTTAACTATTTTGGGACAATTACAAACTAGGGGATGTAGAACCcatttccaaaaagaaaagaaaaacgaaGCAAGCAAaagtttaattgttttttttttttggactggcTTAAACAGGACAATTCACTTTGTTTTACCACATTTTGTCACGTACAAGTACATAATACAAGCCCACTTTaattgcccctgtcccagcttttgggGAACGTGTTataggcatcaaattcaaaatgagagaatatttcgcacaaaaacaataacgttcatcaatttgaacattaaatatgttgtctttgtagtatatccAATTGaatgtaggttgaaaaggatttacaaatcattgtattctgtttttatttaggtgtTACACAATGTccaacttcagtggaattggggtttgtatttttttctttacatggACATTAAATAAGTTAAATTGTAAGGATCACTTTTCAGGTGGGGAACAACACAGAACTTAATTAGCTTTACCAGGATTAGTAATTATCATGTGATTGCTTATTGATAACTATAAAAGCAGCATGATTGTTCGTCTGAATGTCTGTCCAGCACAGTCACAGACACATGTGTCAAATAAGATAACAGCTGCTGTGTGCATGGAAATGAAGTACAACCAatagtacagtactgtatttaatttgaattgtttttcacAGCGGATTTGTAACTGTTCATATGTAGTGAACACAGGCTTAAAAGATGCATTTCCCATGcgtcaaatgtgtttttgaaacAGTTAAAACTGTTATGTTGCCAAAGTGAAAACAAAGGCACGATATGTGGCTTCATTTATTTGCATCTGCAGCAACTGAttttcactctctctcacaAATCTCTTCATATCCACCATTTAGGTTCGATCGCTTCCAGACTTATAATATTTTCCTCATGTTGTTCTCTTCTTTAAAATCTTATCATGGGACAATGTAATCTGTGTTCAGTTCAGTGTGCcgtcaaaataactcaacacacagccattaatgtcaaaaccgctggcaacaaaagtgagtacaaatGTCCAGTGTCAATAGTTTCTGTCGCCACCATTATTTTCCAACGCTGCCTTAACCAAAACTACTAACCAAAGTATTATACATCTACGTGATGTGTAGCTACGTGAGCCCTTGCTGTGAAAAGTGCTGTAGAAATCAGATGTCCTCACTTACTTAActctcttgagacttttttcacCTGTActagtcaaatgaaaaaaataattaaaatcgtTTTTGAGAggagaaataataaataaacaagtgaGATAATGTTGTTGGACAAGTGTGCATAACCTCTGTTAAatgagatgtggctgtgttcagaattaaccaatcacatttaaactcattttaaatgggagtcagcacacacctccCACGACTTAAAGCACCTCTGATGAACACCAGataaatatttgatgctttagtATGTTTTTTCTGACTCTTTTGCTGTCAACAAAACCCTGAAGGTTTTGTTCTAACACTGActattgttttgaaatgttcagAATTCCCCTCCATTGTCCAAGGCCCTgattccagctgaagaaaaacaaagcatgatgccgccaccaccatgcttcactttaggtatggtgttcttttgctgatgagtagtgttgtgtttgtgccaaaccgatcttttggaattatagccaaaaagttcaaacttgtttttattggaccataacaaaatctcccaaacgcatGTGGTACAAAGCGACATGTCAGGGCACTTTGGCAATACACCCTGCAACCCTACCTGTCATGTTAATAGTTCTTATTTGTTCGCATCAAACGAAAACAGCAGCGGTTATCTCAGggcatgtaaataaaatgtttgaacaCACCCCTTATATATTGAAAGAGAGCCAACATGTTTGAAGTTCTCAATGCTGTGAGCCACGTTTCAGCATGTCCAGGAGATAGAACGATGTCTACTGAGTTGCTGTCTAGGTAAAGGAAGAAGTTATAgttttcttcatgtgtgtgtgcacgcgtgcatacacgtgtgtgtatggATTTCTGAGCTGTGAGTCACAGAGTTAATGAAGCAATCATGCACCACATCAGGCAATCCGAACTTGTAAGTTAGAAGTGTGTGAAAGACATTTGTGAGTCATATAAGTATGCAGTCTTGTAGTTTGTCCTGCAATCGGTATATCTATTATATAAAACATATGATTCTGCAGGATGGGggagaaaaagacattttgatgtCGTTCGATAGCCTCTCTTgtgtcacgggtgagctggagcctatcccagctgactttgggcgagagcccagttacactctgaactgggcaccagccaactgcaggacacattgacaaacaactaatgacactcacattcatacccatTGGCAAGAGCGTTTAAGTTTTCaattacatatgtatatataattgacattaacaatacatttttacttttgtatttaagtatatttcagtctgtactttttactttgacttaatTACAGGAGTTCAATTAcaggagtgttttttttgttttaaacaagtAGGCAAGCTGTACTTCTGCTTACGTACAGACTGTGAGTACCTTCGCCACCTCCTGCATTCCGTCTCAATGCGAGGTCTTGTTTTCTCACTGTCAAGTCACTCAACATGAGGTCCTTCGAGAAAAATGTTGTCCTTCCATCCAGGTGTGTCAAACATACGGTCCGCGGGCCACAACCGGCCCATCAGGCGGTCCAGTCCAGCCTGTCGGGATACAGAACACATCCACTGCTTTTTCTCAATCCAATTGCTTGCTAATGTACTTCACTGGAGGTCACACTGATGACCATTTAAATGGCCACTCgccacttaaatgacattctgaAATTCAATACAACTCAGGATTTGACACTTgatattgatgcacttgtgaaggtCAAAGGATGCCAAGTTGCAGGAGCCAAGTAAACCTACTTCATATCAAATGTTGTGCCACCTTTGCGCTGTGAAGAATTCAGTTCTGTGAAAATTaatacctcctgtagaaatattttaagtCACGGAATATTGCAAAACACCACTCAACAGCTTCAGTTCAAAAGAGTTTGGTTTTGTTGAAGCCTTTTGTTGGTTttcatgcactgccacaacttgtatttttgtgaatacatttccaaagttggTGGCTAACTGCGCCCTCTGTCTGAATAGTGCCCACTTTAGTTTGTATGGTGTGATGAGTCTCAGTGGAAGTTGTCAAGATTCCCAgatgtgaaaatgtatgtacatttaaaatgattttttgatCTTAACAAGTTGTTCTATAAAACCTATATACAGTAGGCCTACATAGATCCACTGTGATCTTTAAGTTGCACTAGTGTAAATGGGGGCGAAAATGATTCTGAATACTGGAGAAattggaattgtttttgtttttgtttttgttgaacgtACTGTCCATGTACTTATTTACATGAAAACAATGGGGTAACATGTTGAATAATTGTTATTTATATCTTATAAGCCACAAATATACTCTaccggcccacttgagatcaaactGGGGTGAATATGACCCACGAATTCGAATGAGTTTTACATAAGCGTATTCCATTTATGACTTACTATTACCCCTGCTCTAGTCTTGCACTGTGCATCACTACTATGACCTCTAGTGGCTTGTACTGTGTATATCAAATGTCAGTGTAAACCACTGAAGTGGCAATGATTGGCAAAATGACAAACTATGAAAATAGATAAATGCATCTGCATTTATCAGGATCCGAATCTAAATGTTATGGACTCTTCCTTTGCGCGTGTGCCACTTCTGTGCAAAGTTGGTGACGTCATGAACCCGATACTGGTTTATCTGAGAGCTGCAGGAGTCAACTATCACTGTtccttttgtcttcttcttttttctctctgttcTGCATGTGAAAATTTGGTTTACACCAAGgctggtcaaaaaaaaatatatatattaaaaagaaCAAGTTTTGATTTCTGCGTGTGTGATTGTGGTGACTAATCATTTACCACTTTTATTCTGGGCCTCACCAAGATTCAACGGGTTCTCAGTGGTCAAGGTTTGGTGGAAATCGATTATGCAGGGCAGTGATTTCCAGCCGTGACAGTGACTTGACAATGCAAGGCACTTGAGTTGACAAAAGTGAAAACCAACTCTTCACACCTATTTAATTCTTTTGGATGGTATgaaagtgattcccaaccagtgtgctgcgTGCTCTACATTAGTTTACCGTGAGAGACCATTAGGTGTGTATATATTATCAAAGTTCACTAAATTAGTTcgaaaatcatttatttactacaaataatgtggCTTTGTTCAaccatctatgccagcgacgtgtAGTGAcatgcagaacaattaaatgctctttcactAGATGGCATAAGCCACTAATTAATGTGTAGCCAGTTTCAGATTTTCGTCATGtaaaatttgttgttgttttttttaagattgtaCCCACATTAATTTTCAACTTGTTAAccaatgttttaaatttgagtGACAAGGAATAAATTGTCAAGtgtgtactgtacttactgCTCTGATAGTGGGATTTTCCTGTGTGGTGTgctcgagatgaccaacacagcacaccacacaggAAATAGGAAAATCCCTCTTAACACCCCCTGCACTAAAGGATAATCCTTAAGGAGAATCTTTTTTACTGATCCGATAATCAGGCCTTTTCTGATTGTAATCGTAAGGGGGCAAAATTCTCAAATTCGTCCTGATTATCGGTATACCCCGCTTAACAATCTGAATATAAAACAACACCTTCTGCACTTTCATTATGCTAGATGTAAATAACACAACAACCTTATAAAAAAGGGACTTTACCTTTCAGAATGACAACCTCAGGCaagtaaaaaacaacaagatgTGCAATTGTGCAATTGCTGTGATATAGATAGACCCTTTTCAAAAAGTCCAATGCTGTCATACTGTACAgtcaaaaaacacttttatgtGGGAGTCTAAAGCAAccacattgttttcttttgctgaCTCTTTAAAAATTGCATTCTTTATATTCCATTAAACATATATTAAAACTGGCAAATTAAAGGGATGGCATTAATGTTTCCAAATCTACCTGTATCCCATGAATAGAGAATTTCTCAATGACAAACAATGAGGGCTTGTATAGCTGGTCATGTGACAACACAGAGTAAAAGACAAGCCATtgtcatatgaaaaaaaaaagaaaaagaaagggtTGCTGTTGTACTGCTGGGTGACAACAGAAGCAGATCACTTCAAAGCACAGTTCTTGGGCACGGTCATTGTAACACTCATTGGTTACATTGAGGGTGCCGATTGATGCTAAATTGTCAAGAGGGTCccccaaatcagaatcagaatcagaatcatctttatttgccaagtatgtcaaaaacacacaaggaatttgtctccggtagatgGAACCGCTctactacgacaacagacaatcaattgacagagaatacttttgagacataaagacattgaaaaacagTCAGTGAGCAATAAAAAATTGctcgtaatctggtaatgctggtataatttatttttttattttaacaattgtgcaaaaggatgcagagtcctcaagcaattagagcagtttgaatgactactagagcaatagtccggtgcaatgaccattgtgcaaagggcgccgggacttcaagaaatgtatgcagtttaaagtgaccagtagtgcgttaatctgggacaatgttgattgtgcaaatgttgcagatactactcagttgattgtgcaaatggtgcagatgctactcaggcacctgagtggccagtatatcgacgggaacgccagtctgtatcctctcttgcagaGCTTCACTTGGACTCGCTTCCCTTTGTGGCGTTGCCTCCGTTTCCATGCGCCATAGACCGCAGTCGCTaccccggtgagtaactcggggggggggggggggggggtggactgAGCGAATTTGCGAAAGTTGTTTTGCgggtacatacatatatactacCACATTAGTATCGGTTAGTGATGGACTATGGCAGTTATTTTCAAGCACTAACCATTTCATTTCACAAAAAATGATTGTTATTTACTAGAAATAATCTAGATTTTCTATCTAGCTATGTCAGTGACAAATAATGAAAGACAAAGCAAGTTGACAACTAAATGCTTTTCCGCTAGTTTCCTGGTTTCAAACTCAAAGCCCAGGGCAAGATCTGCCCGGC
This window contains:
- the LOC133411952 gene encoding growth/differentiation factor 8, translating into MRRSCTLLSSLLLLISGSSSGECRPQQAGERTLDADNEKVQLVEAVKAGILNSLGMDKEPEITQKASERELSRMYRLYWERLREMRGNSSQWTGGTTSKVLFPATGPIKAPQGEEPLPLPPGQHMQWYRAVFHKNPSIQMEAILTRAELKVSRHSLIHPTHSDLRQIKVQVKRLEVGNLTGRTHMDPHVDVSLMQNVTMDISTKVTKWMRTDDTSLVVNVRMAMGEGDPTISLELDLIQPKAAKNRRLPRSNMEDECNEQGWCCRKSINVSFKDIGWTDWIVAPTEYTMHLCDGTCPHNYKPATMHTQVKSRLHQILKGGSPRPCCVPASYEPMVLMYYDSRGKLKLTPFDDLIVTKCHCA